From a region of the Deinococcus aestuarii genome:
- a CDS encoding dipeptidase → MTTSQTDLAALLNREEAERELFELLRIPSVSADPAHAGDMHRAADFLRAKLERLGFAARVDATEHGGKAGHPVVYAERQGAPGRPTVLIYGHYDVQPEAPVEEWTSPPFEPTVRGGRIYARGSTDDKGQAYAHVRGAELLLSQGELPVNVKFLLEGEEEVGSPSLAAYLGAHADELKADVILISDGSRFAPDVPTVTYGLRGLSYVEILVQGASRDLHSGSYGGAAPNPINALAEIISKLKDDHGRVTIPGFYDGVEELTPEEREMWARLPHSDEEFAASIGVPALPGEEGYTTLERLWARPTLDVNGIWGGYQGEGSKTVIAAKAGAKVSMRLVPGQDPERITRLIQEYVPTIAPQGVKVEVRALHGGQPVKVDLDSPYIKAADRALQRVYGKPAAFARTGGSIPIVADFRRLLGAPVLLVDFGLNEDAPHSPNESFALEDYHNGILTSAYLLQELGE, encoded by the coding sequence ATGACCACATCCCAGACGGACCTCGCCGCCCTGCTGAACCGTGAGGAGGCCGAGCGGGAACTGTTCGAGCTGCTGCGGATTCCCAGCGTGAGCGCCGACCCTGCGCACGCGGGCGACATGCACCGGGCCGCCGACTTTCTGCGCGCCAAGCTGGAGCGCCTGGGCTTCGCGGCGCGGGTGGACGCCACCGAGCACGGCGGGAAGGCCGGGCACCCGGTCGTGTACGCCGAGCGGCAAGGCGCGCCGGGCAGGCCGACCGTGCTGATCTACGGCCACTACGACGTGCAGCCCGAGGCGCCCGTGGAGGAGTGGACCTCGCCCCCGTTCGAGCCCACCGTGCGGGGCGGGCGCATCTACGCGCGCGGCAGCACCGACGACAAGGGGCAGGCGTACGCGCACGTCCGGGGCGCCGAACTGCTGCTCTCGCAGGGCGAGTTGCCCGTCAACGTCAAGTTCCTGCTCGAAGGCGAGGAGGAGGTCGGCAGCCCCAGCCTCGCCGCCTACCTGGGGGCGCACGCGGACGAGTTGAAAGCGGACGTGATCCTGATCTCCGACGGCTCGCGGTTCGCCCCCGACGTGCCCACCGTGACCTACGGGCTGCGCGGGCTGAGCTACGTGGAAATCCTCGTGCAGGGGGCGAGCCGGGACCTGCACTCGGGCTCGTACGGCGGGGCGGCGCCCAACCCCATCAACGCGCTCGCCGAGATCATCTCGAAGCTCAAGGACGACCACGGGCGCGTGACCATTCCCGGTTTCTACGACGGGGTGGAGGAGCTGACCCCCGAAGAGCGCGAGATGTGGGCCCGTCTGCCACACTCGGACGAGGAGTTCGCGGCCTCCATCGGCGTGCCTGCCCTGCCCGGAGAGGAAGGGTACACGACCCTGGAGCGGTTGTGGGCGCGGCCCACCCTCGACGTGAACGGCATCTGGGGCGGCTACCAGGGCGAGGGCAGCAAGACGGTGATCGCGGCGAAAGCCGGTGCCAAGGTGTCCATGCGCCTCGTGCCCGGGCAGGACCCCGAGCGCATCACCCGCCTGATCCAGGAATACGTGCCCACCATCGCGCCGCAGGGGGTGAAGGTCGAGGTGAGGGCCCTGCACGGCGGCCAGCCCGTCAAGGTGGACCTCGACTCGCCGTATATCAAGGCCGCCGACCGGGCACTGCAAAGGGTGTACGGCAAGCCCGCCGCCTTCGCGCGCACGGGCGGTTCCATCCCCATCGTCGCCGACTTTCGCCGTCTGCTCGGCGCTCCCGTCCTCCTCGTGGATTTCGGCCTGAACGAGGACGCGCCCCACTCGCCCAACGAGAGCTTCGCGCTGGAGGATTACCACAACGGGATTCTGACGAGCGCGTATCTGCTTCAGGAATTGGGCGAGTGA